A genomic window from Motacilla alba alba isolate MOTALB_02 chromosome 2, Motacilla_alba_V1.0_pri, whole genome shotgun sequence includes:
- the LOC119696942 gene encoding mediator of RNA polymerase II transcription subunit 1-like encodes MLELLSRQKGLTVHVSPSGTTCYITSMMFYVEIQLEKDGDVMDVKLAHFEEAPVQKKGNKKENQYFCLFKTLGLFLIVAFITYCLNLIANKNNDLVSGIQISGLKLAPLYELIVQSTLKEKCSEDLSTNKSCFFVSLPDHPKHCYFINKGSEKSGLAGALVSKIPFSHPKCVPGVIEILRHQVAYNTLISSCVSEKNINEDDSELLYFEVVPHKNTSFSVFFLHPVKENLACVVIDVVSSREVQCHLHLNPQDPTLNSTDDFIARAVKRQVLLFPNRCPPNGNIMCIHNAMN; translated from the exons ATGTTGGAACTTTTATCCAGACAAAAAGG ACTTACTGTTCATGTTAGCCCCAGTGGGACCACCTGCTACATAACATCAATGATGTTTTATGTAGAaattcagctggagaaggatgGAGATGTGATGGATGTAAAGTTGGCTCACTTTGAAGAAGCTCCTGtg caaaaaaagggaaataagaaagaaaatcagtatttttgtctttttaaaacattgggtttgtttttaatagtaGCTTTCATAACCTACTGTCTTAACCTAAttgctaataaaaataatgaccTGGTTTCAGGAATTCAGATTTCTGGCTTGAAACTAGCTCCACTGTATGAGCTAATTGTTCAGTCTActcttaaagaaaaatgcagtgaagaCTTGTCTACAAATAAATCTTGTTTCTTTGTG TCTCTTCCAGATCACCCAAAGCACTGTTACTTCATAAACAAGGGCTCAGAAAAATCAGGTTTAGCAGGAGCCTTGGTCAGTAAAATCCCATTTAGCCATCCAAAGTGTGTGCCTGGTGTAATAGAGATTCTTCGACATCAAGTGGCATATAACACTCTTATTAGCAGCTGTGTCTCTGAGAAGAATATAAATGAAG atgATTCAGAACTGCTTTACTTTGAAGTGGTACCACACAAGAACAccagcttttctgtctttttccttcATCCTGTGAAAGAGAATTTAGCCTGTG TGGTAATAGATGTTGTAAGCTCTAGAGAAGTCCAATGTCACCTTCATTTAAATCCTCAAGATCCAACTCTGAATTCTACTGATGACTTCATAGCAAGAGCTGTGAAACGGCAAGTGCTTTTATTTCCTAACAGATGTCCACCAAATGGAAATATCATGTGCATTCATAATGCCATGAACtga